A DNA window from Micromonospora sp. NBC_01739 contains the following coding sequences:
- the gltX gene encoding glutamate--tRNA ligase, translating to MTVRVRFAPSPTGMFHVGGARSALQNWIYAKQQGGVFVLRIEDTDAARNKPEWTEGILSALDWIGISRGSYEGPYFQSAYAQEHRAAAARLYESGRAYYCDCTRDAVQARTGNQYTGYDGYCRDRDLGPGEGRALRFRTPDEGTTVVVDLIRGEPTFENKLIEDFVIARGDGSPVFLLANVVDDMTMGITHVIRAEEHLPNTPKQQLLWDALGVKPPVWAHVPVVVNEKRQKLSKRRDKVALEAYRDEGYLAAAMRNYLMLLGWAPSGDREIVPWSVIEEEFRLSEVNPSPAFFDEKKLRAFNGEYIRALPVEEFIEACRPWLTGTGTIAPPPWQPEEFDPAVFAAVAPLAQTRIAVLSEIVPNVDFLFLATPMIDEAAWTKAMKEGSAELLEASIAAFEAVDSWDAETLKATLEAVGAERGLKLGKAQAPVRVAVTGRTVGLPLFESLEVLGAERTLTRLRAARLRLV from the coding sequence GTGACGGTACGTGTGCGCTTCGCCCCATCCCCGACCGGTATGTTCCACGTCGGCGGTGCCCGCTCGGCACTGCAGAACTGGATCTACGCCAAGCAGCAGGGCGGGGTGTTCGTGCTGCGCATCGAGGACACCGACGCGGCCCGCAACAAGCCCGAGTGGACCGAGGGCATCCTGTCGGCCCTGGACTGGATCGGCATCTCCCGGGGCAGCTACGAGGGCCCCTACTTCCAGTCCGCGTACGCCCAGGAGCACCGGGCCGCCGCCGCCCGGCTGTACGAGTCCGGCCGGGCGTACTACTGCGACTGCACCCGGGACGCGGTGCAGGCCCGCACCGGCAACCAGTACACCGGCTACGACGGCTACTGCCGCGACCGGGACCTGGGGCCGGGTGAGGGCCGGGCCCTGCGGTTCCGCACCCCGGACGAGGGCACGACCGTGGTGGTCGACCTGATCCGGGGCGAGCCGACCTTCGAGAACAAGCTCATCGAGGACTTCGTCATCGCCCGTGGTGACGGCTCGCCGGTCTTCCTGCTGGCCAATGTCGTCGACGACATGACCATGGGGATCACCCATGTGATCCGGGCCGAGGAGCACCTGCCCAACACCCCCAAGCAGCAGTTGCTCTGGGATGCCCTCGGGGTCAAGCCGCCGGTCTGGGCGCACGTCCCGGTGGTGGTCAACGAGAAGCGGCAGAAGCTGTCCAAGCGCCGCGACAAGGTGGCCCTGGAGGCGTACCGGGACGAGGGCTACCTCGCCGCCGCGATGCGCAACTACCTGATGCTGCTGGGTTGGGCCCCCTCCGGGGACCGGGAGATCGTGCCCTGGTCGGTGATCGAGGAGGAGTTCCGCCTGTCGGAGGTGAACCCCTCACCGGCCTTCTTCGACGAGAAGAAGCTGCGCGCCTTCAACGGCGAGTACATCCGGGCGCTGCCGGTCGAGGAGTTCATCGAGGCCTGCCGGCCGTGGCTGACCGGCACCGGCACGATCGCGCCGCCGCCCTGGCAGCCCGAGGAGTTCGACCCGGCCGTCTTCGCCGCGGTGGCCCCCCTGGCCCAGACCCGGATCGCGGTGCTCAGCGAGATCGTGCCGAATGTCGACTTCCTGTTCCTGGCCACCCCGATGATCGACGAGGCGGCCTGGACGAAGGCCATGAAGGAGGGCTCCGCGGAGTTGCTGGAGGCGAGCATCGCGGCCTTCGAGGCGGTCGACTCCTGGGACGCGGAAACCCTCAAGGCCACCTTGGAGGCCGTCGGTGCGGAACGCGGCCTCAAGCTGGGCAAAGCCCAGGCGCCGGTACGGGTGGCCGTCACCGGTCGCACGGTCGGTCTGCCGCTGTTCGAGTCCCTTGAGGTGCTGGGCGCCGAGCGCACTCTGACCCGGTTGCGGGCCGCCCGGTTGCGCCTGGTCTAG
- a CDS encoding MFS transporter: protein MTTIDPTPASLPAALAEPTVPVRRGWTALLFAANLGVWMAFFTPIQVLLPQQIEQITPTDKETMLAVVTGLGALAAVLVNPLAGALSDRTCLRIGRREYGRRHVWTLGGALLGALSLVLLAQAQTMLGVVVGWIAAQTCFNAMLASLTAAVPDRVPVAQRGGVSGWVGIPQALGLVLGVVLVTAVVTGNAAGYLAIAAAVVLLAVPFTLRTTDDPLPRTHRPTLRGLLAGMWVSPRQHPDFGWAWITRFLVQLGNALGTLYLLYFLTDKVRLADPDGGLLILILLYTAGLMATTVIAGRLSDRSGKRKVFVIAAGMVMAVAALLLAAMPTWPMALAAAPLLGAGYGVYLSVDAALITQVLPKAADRAKDLGVVNIANSAPQVLGPAISAPIVVYLGGYPALYAITAAVTVLGSVLVLKIRSVP, encoded by the coding sequence GTGACCACCATCGACCCCACCCCGGCCTCGCTGCCGGCCGCCCTGGCGGAGCCGACCGTGCCGGTACGGCGGGGCTGGACCGCCCTGCTGTTCGCCGCGAACCTCGGCGTCTGGATGGCCTTCTTCACCCCCATCCAGGTGTTGCTGCCCCAGCAGATCGAGCAGATCACGCCGACCGACAAGGAGACCATGCTGGCGGTGGTCACCGGGCTGGGTGCGCTGGCCGCGGTGCTGGTCAACCCGCTGGCCGGAGCCCTGTCGGACCGGACCTGCCTGCGGATCGGCCGCCGGGAGTACGGTCGCCGACACGTCTGGACCCTCGGCGGTGCCCTGCTCGGGGCGTTGTCCCTGGTGCTGCTCGCCCAGGCGCAGACCATGCTCGGCGTGGTCGTCGGCTGGATCGCCGCGCAGACCTGCTTCAACGCGATGCTGGCCAGCCTGACCGCCGCCGTACCGGATCGGGTGCCGGTGGCCCAGCGGGGCGGGGTCTCCGGCTGGGTAGGCATCCCCCAGGCCCTCGGGTTGGTGCTCGGGGTGGTGCTGGTCACCGCCGTGGTCACCGGCAACGCCGCCGGCTATCTGGCGATCGCCGCCGCCGTGGTGCTGCTCGCGGTGCCGTTCACCCTGCGCACCACGGACGATCCCCTCCCGCGTACGCACCGACCGACGTTGCGAGGGCTGCTGGCCGGCATGTGGGTCTCGCCGCGCCAGCATCCCGACTTCGGTTGGGCCTGGATCACCCGGTTCCTGGTGCAGCTCGGCAACGCCCTGGGCACCCTCTACCTGCTGTACTTCCTCACCGACAAGGTGCGGCTGGCCGATCCCGACGGCGGCCTGCTGATCCTGATCCTGCTCTACACCGCCGGGCTGATGGCCACCACGGTGATCGCCGGGCGGCTGTCGGACCGCTCCGGCAAACGGAAGGTCTTCGTGATCGCCGCCGGGATGGTGATGGCGGTGGCGGCGCTGCTGCTGGCCGCCATGCCCACCTGGCCGATGGCCCTGGCCGCCGCCCCCCTGCTCGGTGCCGGTTACGGCGTGTACCTGTCGGTCGACGCCGCCCTGATCACCCAGGTGTTGCCGAAGGCCGCCGACCGGGCCAAGGACCTGGGGGTGGTCAACATCGCCAACTCCGCACCCCAGGTGCTCGGACCGGCCATCTCCGCCCCGATCGTGGTCTATCTGGGCGGCTACCCGGCCCTGTACGCGATCACGGCCGCGGTGACCGTCCTCGGCAGCGTGCTGGTGCTGAAGATCCGCTCGGTGCCCTGA
- a CDS encoding GH1 family beta-glucosidase, whose protein sequence is MSTAAMPSFPTGFRWGVSTSAYQIEGAAGTDGRGPSIWDTFADTPGRIADGSSGEIACDHYHRYPEDIALMAELGVSAYRFSVAWPRVQPTGSGAVNPAGLDLYERLVDGLLDRGIDPVATLFHWDLPQALEDTGGWLNRDTAHRFAEYADLVAERLGDRVRLWITLNEPFIHMSLGYGTGEHAPGRALLFDAFPVAHHQLLGHGLAVAALRARTTAPVAIANNYSPVRPAGDTPADLAAVAAYEALHNRLFTDPLLGRGYPTELGFDQSAVRDGDLTVIAAPLDVLGVNYYNPTAVRAAEPGSPLPFDLVPLQGYPRTAFDWPVAPEGLRELLGWLHGRYGADLPPIQITENGCAYDDLPDADGRVHDPDRIAYLDSHLRAVRAAIDDGVEVTGYFVWSLLDNWEWAEGFTKRFGLVHVDYPTQRRTPKSSYAWLREVIAAAERTPAR, encoded by the coding sequence ATGTCGACCGCAGCTATGCCCAGCTTCCCCACCGGCTTCCGCTGGGGGGTCTCCACATCGGCGTACCAGATCGAGGGCGCCGCCGGCACGGACGGACGCGGACCCTCCATCTGGGACACCTTCGCGGACACCCCGGGACGGATCGCCGACGGCAGCAGCGGCGAGATCGCCTGCGACCACTACCACCGGTACCCCGAGGACATCGCCCTGATGGCCGAGCTGGGGGTGAGCGCGTACCGGTTCTCGGTGGCCTGGCCCCGGGTGCAGCCCACCGGCAGCGGCGCGGTCAACCCCGCTGGACTGGACCTCTACGAGCGGCTGGTCGACGGGCTGCTCGACCGGGGCATCGACCCGGTAGCCACCCTGTTCCACTGGGACCTGCCGCAGGCCCTGGAGGACACCGGCGGGTGGCTGAACCGGGACACCGCCCACCGCTTCGCCGAGTACGCCGACCTGGTGGCCGAGCGTCTGGGCGACCGGGTCAGACTCTGGATCACCCTGAACGAGCCCTTCATCCACATGAGCCTGGGCTACGGCACGGGCGAGCACGCGCCCGGCCGGGCCCTGCTCTTCGACGCCTTTCCGGTGGCCCACCACCAACTGCTCGGCCACGGTCTGGCAGTAGCCGCCCTGCGCGCCCGGACCACCGCCCCGGTCGCCATCGCCAACAACTACTCCCCGGTACGCCCCGCCGGTGACACCCCGGCCGACCTGGCCGCCGTGGCCGCCTACGAGGCCCTGCACAACCGGCTGTTCACTGATCCCCTGCTCGGGCGCGGATACCCGACCGAACTGGGCTTCGACCAGAGCGCGGTCCGCGACGGGGACCTGACGGTGATCGCCGCCCCCCTGGACGTGCTGGGGGTCAACTACTACAACCCCACGGCGGTACGGGCAGCCGAGCCGGGATCACCCCTGCCCTTCGACCTGGTGCCGCTTCAGGGCTACCCGCGTACCGCCTTCGACTGGCCGGTGGCCCCGGAAGGGCTGCGCGAACTGCTCGGCTGGCTGCACGGTCGCTACGGCGCCGACCTGCCCCCGATCCAGATCACCGAGAACGGCTGCGCCTACGACGACCTGCCCGACGCCGACGGGCGGGTGCACGACCCGGACCGGATCGCCTACCTGGACTCCCACCTGCGGGCGGTACGCGCCGCGATCGACGACGGGGTAGAGGTCACCGGCTACTTCGTCTGGTCCCTGCTGGACAACTGGGAGTGGGCCGAGGGTTTCACCAAACGCTTCGGTCTGGTGCATGTCGACTACCCCACCCAGCGGCGTACCCCGAAGTCCTCGTACGCCTGGCTGCGTGAGGTGATCGCGGCCGCCGAGCGGACCCCCGCCCGGTGA
- a CDS encoding SRPBCC family protein yields MILVERSAHVAAPVEAVWDVVQRAEQLPAWLAGVRAAEVLSGEGFGRRQLVQAGRGAAHEAEVIAYQEPTLIGWRERAKGAGARAEARTEIYVQLTADEEAGGTIVRLIVVRWPAGPVKAALLRLGLRRVGADLEDSLARLTDLAAVG; encoded by the coding sequence ATGATCCTCGTGGAACGCAGCGCGCACGTGGCGGCGCCGGTCGAAGCGGTCTGGGATGTGGTGCAGCGGGCCGAGCAGTTGCCCGCCTGGTTGGCCGGGGTCCGGGCGGCCGAGGTCCTCTCCGGAGAGGGCTTCGGGCGGCGGCAGTTGGTCCAGGCCGGCCGGGGTGCCGCGCATGAGGCCGAGGTGATCGCCTACCAGGAACCGACCCTGATCGGCTGGCGAGAACGCGCGAAGGGCGCCGGTGCCCGAGCGGAGGCGCGCACCGAGATATACGTCCAGCTCACCGCAGACGAGGAGGCGGGCGGCACCATCGTGCGGCTGATCGTCGTACGCTGGCCGGCCGGTCCGGTCAAAGCCGCCCTGCTGCGCCTCGGCCTGCGTCGGGTCGGCGCCGACCTGGAGGACTCGCTGGCCCGGCTGACCGACCTGGCCGCCGTCGGCTGA
- a CDS encoding choice-of-anchor B family protein has translation MRSVRIGLALAVGALVVSMVGPGSPSVAHDPATPAGRASAQEFMAQREPTQQMVAAAATACTNGQAAGYPCRNVDLLSFMPLANIGGSQANDIWGWTDPQTRKEYALVGRRNGTSFVDVSNPSAPVYLGNLPAYQNRTAVWRDIKVYRDHAYVVADVSGHGMQVFDLTRLRGVTSPQTWTADVHYSRFGNSHNIAINEQTGYAYAVGTNTCSGGLHMVDIRTPKSPVSAGCVSNDGYTHDTQCVVYRGPDTAYTGREICVSSNEDTVTVVDVTSKSAPRQLARIGYTGRAYTHQGWFTEDQRYFLLDDELDESRRGVTTQTYIWDLADLDAPRHIGTYSAPSGVSATDHNQYVKGRYSYQANYRAGLRILDLANVSSGRATEAGYFDIYPSSNSASMNGAWSVYPYFPSGIVVVSGIEQGLFVLQPRLS, from the coding sequence ATGCGAAGTGTCCGGATCGGCCTGGCTCTGGCCGTCGGCGCCCTGGTGGTGTCGATGGTGGGGCCGGGCTCACCCTCGGTAGCCCATGATCCCGCTACCCCCGCGGGGCGGGCCTCGGCTCAGGAGTTCATGGCCCAGCGTGAACCCACCCAGCAGATGGTCGCCGCCGCGGCGACCGCCTGCACCAACGGTCAGGCGGCGGGCTACCCCTGCCGCAACGTGGACCTGTTGTCGTTCATGCCGCTGGCCAACATCGGCGGCAGCCAGGCGAACGACATCTGGGGCTGGACCGACCCCCAGACCCGCAAGGAGTACGCGCTGGTCGGCCGGCGCAACGGCACCTCCTTCGTGGACGTGTCCAACCCGAGCGCCCCGGTCTACCTGGGCAACCTGCCCGCGTACCAGAATCGCACCGCGGTGTGGCGGGACATCAAGGTCTACCGCGACCACGCGTACGTGGTGGCGGACGTCTCCGGGCACGGCATGCAGGTCTTCGACCTGACCCGGCTCCGGGGGGTGACGAGCCCGCAGACCTGGACGGCGGACGTCCACTACAGCCGCTTCGGCAACTCCCACAACATCGCGATCAACGAGCAGACCGGATACGCGTACGCGGTGGGCACCAACACCTGCAGCGGCGGCCTGCACATGGTCGACATCCGGACCCCGAAGTCCCCGGTCTCGGCGGGCTGCGTCAGCAACGACGGCTACACCCACGACACCCAGTGTGTCGTCTACCGGGGGCCGGACACCGCGTACACCGGTCGGGAGATCTGTGTCAGCTCCAACGAGGACACGGTGACCGTCGTCGACGTGACCAGCAAGTCCGCTCCCCGGCAGCTGGCCCGCATCGGCTACACCGGTCGGGCGTACACCCATCAGGGCTGGTTCACCGAGGACCAGCGGTACTTCCTGCTCGACGACGAGTTGGACGAGTCCCGGCGCGGGGTGACCACCCAGACCTACATCTGGGACCTGGCCGACCTGGACGCCCCCCGGCACATCGGCACCTACAGCGCGCCCAGCGGGGTCTCCGCCACCGACCACAACCAGTACGTCAAGGGCAGGTACAGCTACCAGGCCAACTACCGGGCCGGGTTGCGCATCCTGGACCTGGCTAACGTGTCCAGCGGCCGGGCCACCGAGGCGGGCTACTTCGACATCTACCCGTCGAGCAACAGCGCGTCGATGAACGGCGCGTGGAGCGTGTACCCCTACTTCCCCAGCGGCATCGTGGTGGTCAGCGGCATCGAGCAGGGGCTGTTCGTGTTGCAGCCCCGGTTGTCGTGA
- the aceE gene encoding pyruvate dehydrogenase (acetyl-transferring), homodimeric type: MATERKRPVITAGLPSQLPDIDPEETSEWVESLDGVIDERGAKRARYVMLRLLERARERQVGVPSLTTTDYINTIPPEREPWFPGDEHVERRIRAYVRWNAAMLVHRAQRPEIGVGGHISTFASSASLYEVGFNHFFRGKNHPGGGDHIFYQGHASPGMYARAFLEGRLSENQLDGFRQELSHPGGGLPSYPHPRLMPDFWEFPTVSMGLGGLNAIYQARFNRYLQHRGIKDTSDQHVWAFLGDGEMDEPETLGAIGVAAREELDNLTFVINCNLQRLDGPVRGNGKVMQELEAFFRGAGWNVIKVVWGREWDPLLAADTDGALVNLMNTTPDGDYQTYKAESGAYVREHFFGRDPRTRKMVEGLSDDEIWNLKRGGHDYRKLYAAYKAATEHTGQPTVILAKTIKGWTLGSHFEGRNATHQMKKLTLEDLKTFRDRLYLDIPDSALEDNPYLPPYYRPEEKSAEMQYLHERRQQLGGYLPSRRTKAKSLPIPGSERFADIKRGSGKQKVATTMAFVRLLKDLMKDKQFGKRWVPIIPDEARTFGLDSIFPTAKIYSPHGQRYTAVDRELFLSYKESTVGQILHEGINEAGSVASFTAAGSSYATHDEPMIPMYIFYSMFGFQRTGDGFWAAADQMVRGFVLGATAGRTTLNGEGLQHEDGHSHLLAATNPAVVAYDPAFAFEIAHIMENGLHRMYGEQQENIFYYLTVYNEPIQQPAEPEGVDVEGILKGIYRYSAAPSLEGDAPRANLLASGTGMQWALKAQQLLAQDWGVAADVWSVTSWTELRRDAIQCEEYNLVHPGAEQRVPYIQQKLADTEGPKVAVSDWMRAVPDLISRWVPGDWTSLGTDGFGLSDTRHALRRHFHVDAESVTVATLRQLALRGAVPPHVPAEAAKKYAIEDVNAAPVGETGGDT; the protein is encoded by the coding sequence CAAGCGGGCCCGCTACGTGATGCTGCGTCTGCTGGAGCGCGCTCGTGAGCGCCAGGTCGGGGTGCCGTCGCTGACCACCACCGACTACATCAACACCATTCCGCCGGAGCGGGAACCGTGGTTCCCCGGCGACGAGCACGTCGAGCGGCGCATCCGTGCCTACGTGCGGTGGAACGCGGCGATGCTGGTGCACCGCGCCCAGCGGCCGGAGATCGGTGTCGGCGGCCACATCTCCACCTTCGCCAGCTCCGCCTCGCTGTACGAGGTGGGCTTCAACCACTTCTTCCGGGGCAAGAACCACCCGGGCGGCGGCGACCACATCTTCTACCAGGGTCACGCCTCCCCCGGCATGTACGCCCGGGCGTTCCTGGAGGGCCGGCTCAGCGAGAACCAGCTAGACGGCTTCCGGCAGGAGCTGTCCCACCCCGGCGGCGGTCTGCCGTCGTACCCGCACCCGCGGCTGATGCCGGACTTCTGGGAGTTCCCCACGGTGTCCATGGGGCTGGGTGGGCTGAACGCCATCTACCAGGCCCGGTTCAACCGGTACCTACAGCACCGGGGCATCAAGGACACCTCCGACCAGCACGTCTGGGCGTTCCTCGGCGACGGTGAGATGGACGAGCCGGAGACCCTCGGCGCGATCGGGGTGGCCGCCCGCGAGGAGCTGGACAACCTCACCTTCGTGATCAACTGCAACCTTCAGCGGCTCGACGGGCCGGTGCGGGGCAACGGCAAGGTGATGCAGGAGCTGGAGGCGTTCTTCCGGGGTGCCGGCTGGAACGTGATCAAGGTGGTCTGGGGCCGGGAGTGGGACCCACTGCTCGCCGCCGACACCGACGGTGCGCTGGTCAACCTCATGAACACCACCCCGGACGGTGACTACCAGACCTACAAGGCGGAGTCCGGGGCGTACGTGCGGGAGCACTTCTTCGGCCGTGACCCGCGTACCCGCAAGATGGTCGAGGGTCTCAGCGACGACGAGATCTGGAACCTCAAGCGGGGCGGGCACGACTACCGCAAGCTCTACGCGGCCTACAAGGCGGCCACGGAGCACACCGGTCAGCCGACCGTGATCCTGGCCAAGACGATCAAGGGCTGGACCCTCGGTTCGCACTTCGAGGGCCGCAACGCCACCCACCAGATGAAGAAGCTGACGCTGGAGGACCTGAAGACCTTCCGCGACCGGCTCTACCTGGACATCCCGGACTCGGCGCTGGAGGACAACCCCTACCTGCCGCCGTACTACCGTCCGGAGGAGAAGTCCGCCGAGATGCAGTACCTGCACGAGCGGCGTCAGCAGCTCGGCGGCTACCTGCCCTCGCGGCGTACCAAGGCCAAGTCCCTGCCGATCCCGGGCAGCGAGCGGTTCGCCGACATCAAGCGCGGTTCCGGCAAGCAGAAGGTCGCCACCACGATGGCCTTCGTCCGCCTGCTCAAGGACCTGATGAAGGACAAGCAGTTCGGCAAGCGCTGGGTGCCGATCATCCCGGACGAGGCGCGTACCTTCGGTCTGGACTCGATCTTCCCGACCGCGAAGATCTACTCGCCGCACGGTCAGCGGTACACCGCGGTCGACCGGGAGCTGTTCCTGTCGTACAAGGAGTCCACCGTCGGGCAGATCCTGCACGAGGGGATCAACGAGGCCGGTTCGGTCGCCTCCTTCACCGCCGCCGGCTCCTCGTACGCCACCCACGACGAGCCGATGATCCCGATGTACATCTTCTACTCGATGTTCGGGTTCCAGCGCACCGGTGACGGCTTCTGGGCCGCCGCCGACCAGATGGTGCGCGGTTTCGTGCTCGGGGCCACCGCCGGCCGCACCACCCTCAACGGTGAAGGCCTGCAACACGAGGACGGCCACTCCCACCTGCTCGCGGCCACCAACCCGGCGGTCGTGGCGTACGATCCGGCCTTCGCGTTCGAGATCGCGCACATCATGGAGAACGGCCTGCACCGCATGTACGGCGAGCAGCAGGAGAACATCTTCTACTACCTCACCGTCTACAACGAGCCGATCCAGCAGCCGGCCGAGCCGGAGGGGGTGGACGTCGAGGGCATCCTCAAGGGCATCTACCGCTACTCGGCCGCCCCGTCGCTGGAGGGGGACGCCCCTCGGGCGAACCTGCTGGCCTCCGGTACCGGCATGCAGTGGGCGCTCAAGGCGCAGCAACTGCTGGCCCAGGACTGGGGGGTGGCCGCGGACGTCTGGTCGGTGACCTCCTGGACCGAGCTGCGCCGCGACGCCATCCAGTGCGAGGAGTACAACCTCGTACACCCGGGCGCGGAGCAGCGGGTGCCGTACATCCAGCAGAAGCTGGCCGACACCGAGGGCCCGAAGGTCGCGGTCAGCGACTGGATGCGCGCGGTGCCGGACCTGATCTCCCGCTGGGTACCGGGTGACTGGACCTCCCTGGGCACGGACGGCTTCGGCCTGTCCGACACCCGCCACGCCCTGCGCCGACACTTCCACGTCGACGCCGAGTCGGTCACGGTCGCGACCCTGCGCCAGCTCGCCCTACGCGGAGCGGTACCGCCCCACGTACCGGCCGAGGCCGCCAAGAAGTACGCCATCGAGGACGTCAACGCCGCCCCCGTAGGCGAAACCGGCGGCGACACCTGA